A DNA window from Pogona vitticeps strain Pit_001003342236 chromosome 2, PviZW2.1, whole genome shotgun sequence contains the following coding sequences:
- the AQP5 gene encoding aquaporin-5: MKKEVCTIAFLRAVFTEFLATALFVFFGLGSALKWPSALPSILQIAMAFGLAIGTMVQTFGHISGGHMNPAVTIAFFVGNQISFLRTLFYVVAQLVGAIAGAGVLYGVTPINARGNLAVNGLSNNTTAGQAVVVEMILTFQLVMCIFASTDSRRNDHVGSPALSIGLSVTLGHLVGIYFTGCSMNPARSFGPAVIMKRFSSAHWVFWIGPICGGILASLLYNYLLLPHSMSMSERVAIVKGTYESEEEWEEKEKSMEMTSP; the protein is encoded by the exons ATGAAGAAAGAAGTCTGCACCATCGCTTTTCTCCGAGCCGTCTTTACCGAGTTCTTAGCCACCGCGCTGTTTGTCTTCTTCGGCTTGGGCTCAGCCTTGAAGTGGCCTTCCGCTTTGCCGAGCATCCTCCAGATCGCCATGGCTTTTGGCTTGGCCATCGGTACCATGGTCCAGACCTTTGGTCACATCAGTGGTGGTCATATGAACCCAGCCGTGACCATCGCCTTCTTCGTAGGGAACCAGATTTCTTTCCTCCGGACTCTGTTCTACGTTGTGGCCCAGCTGGTGGGGGCCATTGCCGGTGCAGGCGTCCTTTATGGAGTGACTCCCATAAATGCCCGTGGCAACCTGGCCGTCAACGGG CTCAGCAACAACACAACCGCTGGCCAGGCTGTGGTGGTGGAAATGATCCTAACGTTTCAGCTGGTGATGTGCATTTTCGCCTCGACGGACAGCCGCCGAAATGACCACGTGGGCTCCCCAGCTCTCTCCATTGGGCTGTCTGTCACCCTGGGTCACCTGGTTGGG ATCTATTTCACTGGCTGCTCTATGAATCCTGCCCGATCTTTTGGCCCTGCTGTGATCATGAAAAGATTCAGCTCTGCTCATTGG GTCTTCTGGATAGGGCCCATCTGTGGAGGCATCCTGGCCTCTCTGCTTTACAACTACCTCCTGTTGCCCCACTCAATGAGTATGTCTGAAAGGGTGGCCATTGTGAAAGGCACCTATGAGTCGGAGGAAgagtgggaagagaaagagaaaagtatggaGATGACTTCCCCGTGA